In Halobacteriovorax marinus SJ, the following proteins share a genomic window:
- a CDS encoding tyrosine-type recombinase/integrase, with product MNKKNQGWLQEFLDNCQRQNKSPHTIKNYRSDLEKYLTWYENQFRGPISQKNNDTIGRYKEFLLNGGEVNQRAHLFRRLFWFLKSRRKKLVQKPLGNNSAKRHLSTLKNFYEFLKQNHEDHSKLFSINPVKEKIHSIKVKDIDIEHTPILPYDQWRTLIESTYRTRERVILQLLYWGGLRLSELSGLRYNDFQATRKTITLRRKGGYRHELKIQNFDEIFKNIQFMEQSAKSEYIFVNKSNRAISTRSMYSLIKKLLLRSNCSANIGPHSFRKACATNLYKRTKDLLFVRDYLNHSDAKVTQTYIDTNTLYLEHQVQ from the coding sequence TTGAATAAGAAAAATCAGGGATGGTTGCAAGAGTTCTTAGATAATTGTCAGAGACAAAATAAATCCCCTCACACTATTAAAAATTATCGCAGTGACTTAGAGAAATATCTCACTTGGTATGAGAACCAATTTCGAGGCCCCATTAGTCAGAAAAACAATGATACTATCGGTCGATATAAGGAATTCCTCTTAAATGGAGGCGAAGTAAATCAAAGAGCTCACCTCTTTAGACGACTATTTTGGTTTCTTAAGTCTAGAAGAAAGAAGCTCGTGCAAAAACCTCTTGGAAATAATTCTGCCAAAAGGCACTTAAGTACTCTTAAAAATTTCTACGAGTTTTTAAAACAGAATCATGAAGATCATTCAAAGCTCTTTTCCATTAATCCAGTAAAAGAGAAAATCCACTCTATTAAAGTAAAAGATATCGATATTGAGCACACTCCAATCTTGCCCTACGATCAGTGGCGCACACTTATTGAGTCGACCTATAGAACTAGAGAGCGAGTTATTTTGCAACTTCTCTACTGGGGAGGTTTAAGACTTAGCGAATTGAGTGGGCTTAGATATAATGATTTTCAGGCCACCAGAAAGACAATTACACTTAGAAGAAAAGGCGGCTATAGACACGAATTAAAGATACAAAACTTTGATGAGATCTTTAAGAATATCCAATTTATGGAGCAAAGTGCAAAGAGTGAATATATTTTTGTTAATAAATCCAATAGAGCAATAAGTACGAGATCTATGTACTCACTTATTAAGAAATTACTCTTAAGATCCAATTGTTCAGCTAATATTGGCCCTCATAGTTTTAGAAAGGCCTGCGCCACCAATCTCTACAAAAGAACTAAAGACCTTCTCTTTGTAAGAGATTACCTCAATCACTCAGATGCTAAAGTGACCCAAACTTATATTGATACCAACACCCTCTATCTTGAGCATCAAGTGCAATGA
- a CDS encoding type IV pilus modification PilV family protein, protein MNINDRGFSLVQVLISSGLLGAAALVGIKMMANQEKMAKSINQKYEMAYIHEEIWRALQDVNNCEATFAGKTLEEVTSGKTRFIRKKTSKADINLYREIYKRYSMDQDLYGVENLRIISYVGNRRESAEPTFDLAIRFDKGENSYGSRFVTKTIPVIYSTRSSKIQNCNALPLGESASDSLLAEVDNSLKIENNLGINTPAKKDIALDIANALSFSEDQEQNECNQDMAGRIRYDKSIENLLLCNGEKWLTWGADSIDWSVFTKVEVSPSKTESRPLGLYRVCALGKATDVPHTQCRLRGSGASLKTPAAWELNVAKTDIGSCTFLCFK, encoded by the coding sequence ATGAATATAAATGATAGGGGTTTTTCTTTAGTCCAAGTACTTATTTCATCAGGTCTTCTAGGTGCTGCTGCACTTGTTGGTATCAAGATGATGGCCAATCAAGAGAAGATGGCCAAGAGTATTAATCAAAAGTATGAAATGGCCTATATTCATGAAGAGATCTGGCGTGCTCTTCAAGATGTAAACAATTGTGAAGCTACATTTGCGGGAAAGACACTTGAAGAAGTCACTAGTGGAAAGACTCGCTTCATAAGAAAGAAAACCTCTAAAGCCGATATCAATCTCTATAGAGAAATTTATAAGCGCTACTCTATGGACCAAGATCTCTATGGTGTTGAGAATCTAAGAATCATTTCTTACGTTGGAAATCGACGTGAGAGCGCCGAGCCTACTTTTGACTTAGCTATAAGGTTTGATAAGGGCGAAAACTCTTATGGAAGCCGCTTTGTAACGAAGACTATCCCTGTGATTTATAGTACTAGGTCCTCTAAGATTCAAAATTGTAATGCCCTCCCCTTAGGAGAAAGTGCCAGTGACTCACTTTTGGCCGAAGTGGATAATTCTCTAAAGATTGAAAACAATCTAGGAATTAATACTCCTGCTAAAAAAGATATCGCCCTCGATATAGCAAACGCCCTAAGCTTCTCAGAAGATCAAGAGCAAAATGAATGTAATCAAGATATGGCAGGTAGGATTCGCTACGACAAGAGTATTGAGAATCTACTTCTTTGTAATGGTGAGAAATGGCTAACTTGGGGAGCAGATAGTATAGACTGGTCAGTCTTCACTAAAGTTGAGGTAAGCCCTTCTAAAACTGAGAGTCGACCTTTGGGGCTATACCGAGTCTGTGCACTGGGAAAGGCCACAGATGTTCCCCACACTCAATGCAGACTAAGAGGAAGCGGAGCAAGTCTTAAAACACCAGCTGCGTGGGAATTAAATGTGGCCAAGACGGACATAGGGAGTTGTACATTCTTATGTTTCAAGTAA
- a CDS encoding penicillin acylase family protein — translation MIKISNKPQSITYKNHQIQIKRRKSGITEVTAKDKNSSAFAQALCHCEDRFMQLFLLRIIGRGRICELLKDDDESLKIDIFMRQMNFYGATHEDMNQLPKEVLDYFQAYADGVNYHLEKRGKSWEFKFLNVHLDPWSIQDSLMVIKIMSFIGLAQTQGDAEKFIIQSLREGVEIEKFKSLFTPHLDGLTEDIVKDLKKLKYFEGLIPDEIKFNQFLPKMMASNNWIVAPSKSETGSVIACNDPHLEVNRLPAIWYEQVVHIGERNIQGVSMPGLPGIIMGRSDKVSFGFTYGFMDMVDYFIEEITGERCLRDGEYCEQSIREEVILRKKSSDFKFKIYENDCGILESNPFSEELEDGYYLTRAWSAHHLGAKGSAIALYEMIECDDVYTMKEALSKISISCNWLLGDSLGNIAYQQSGMAPKRNSSGLYPLRASDPLNHWQDLLETQDLLSVINPEKGFLATANNDLCDFANESSPLTINLPMGPYRVDRINHLLSEKEKFSLEALKNMQSDLYSIQGHYFMEELRALLSSDKVSKELDQWDLCYDRNSRGATLFEDFYFNLLEEVFTKDFYPTDAWKFIANRSSILVDFYHFFDQIIITENPLWFKERSKMDCFRNALAKTQKKYSRKDIPSWGELRRVKMNNILFDGKLPSILGFDYGPISIEGSRATIVQGALYESHGRVSTFCPSMRFVTDLSTRESHTVLAGGVSDRRFSKLYTSEVEDWLNFRYKVESLERE, via the coding sequence TTGATTAAAATCTCTAATAAGCCCCAAAGTATCACCTATAAGAATCACCAAATTCAAATCAAACGACGCAAAAGTGGCATCACTGAAGTTACAGCAAAAGATAAGAACTCTAGCGCTTTTGCACAGGCACTATGCCACTGTGAAGATCGCTTCATGCAGCTCTTTCTCCTTCGAATAATTGGTCGCGGACGTATATGTGAACTCTTAAAAGATGATGATGAGAGTTTAAAAATTGATATCTTCATGCGACAGATGAATTTCTATGGCGCTACTCACGAGGATATGAACCAGCTCCCAAAAGAGGTATTAGACTACTTTCAGGCCTATGCAGATGGAGTTAATTACCACTTAGAAAAAAGAGGTAAGAGCTGGGAGTTTAAATTCTTAAACGTTCACCTAGACCCTTGGAGCATTCAAGACTCATTAATGGTGATAAAGATAATGTCTTTTATCGGTCTTGCACAAACTCAAGGTGACGCGGAAAAATTTATTATTCAATCTCTTAGAGAGGGAGTTGAAATTGAGAAATTCAAATCACTTTTCACTCCCCATCTAGATGGGTTAACTGAAGATATCGTAAAAGACCTAAAGAAATTAAAATACTTTGAAGGTCTCATCCCTGATGAAATAAAATTCAATCAATTTCTACCTAAGATGATGGCCTCCAATAATTGGATTGTCGCTCCCTCTAAATCTGAAACAGGCAGTGTTATCGCCTGTAATGATCCTCACCTTGAAGTTAATCGATTGCCGGCCATTTGGTATGAGCAAGTTGTCCATATTGGAGAGAGAAACATACAAGGTGTCTCGATGCCCGGTCTGCCAGGAATTATTATGGGACGATCAGATAAAGTTAGTTTTGGATTCACCTATGGATTTATGGATATGGTGGATTACTTCATTGAAGAAATTACTGGTGAGAGATGCCTTAGAGATGGTGAGTACTGCGAACAGTCGATTAGAGAAGAAGTTATTCTACGAAAGAAATCCTCTGACTTTAAATTTAAAATTTATGAAAATGATTGTGGTATTTTAGAAAGTAATCCATTTAGCGAAGAGCTTGAAGATGGTTACTATCTAACAAGAGCATGGAGTGCACACCACCTAGGAGCAAAGGGATCTGCTATTGCTCTCTATGAAATGATAGAGTGTGATGACGTTTATACAATGAAAGAAGCTCTTAGTAAGATTTCAATTTCATGTAATTGGCTACTTGGAGATAGCTTGGGCAATATCGCCTATCAACAATCTGGTATGGCCCCCAAGAGAAATTCTAGCGGACTCTATCCCCTAAGGGCCAGTGATCCACTTAACCACTGGCAAGACTTACTAGAAACTCAAGACCTCCTAAGCGTAATAAACCCAGAGAAAGGATTCTTGGCCACTGCTAATAATGACCTTTGCGATTTTGCAAACGAGTCCTCACCTCTAACAATCAATCTTCCCATGGGTCCTTACCGAGTAGATCGAATAAATCATCTGCTTAGTGAGAAAGAGAAATTTTCTCTAGAAGCACTAAAGAATATGCAATCGGACCTCTATTCAATTCAGGGCCACTACTTTATGGAGGAGCTAAGAGCACTGCTTAGCTCAGATAAAGTCAGTAAAGAATTAGATCAATGGGATCTTTGCTATGATCGAAACTCAAGGGGTGCCACACTCTTTGAGGACTTCTACTTTAATCTTTTAGAAGAAGTGTTCACAAAAGATTTCTATCCTACTGATGCTTGGAAATTTATAGCAAATAGATCTTCAATCCTAGTAGACTTCTATCACTTCTTTGATCAAATCATCATTACGGAAAATCCTCTGTGGTTTAAAGAGCGCTCAAAGATGGATTGCTTTAGAAATGCTCTAGCAAAGACACAGAAGAAATATTCAAGAAAAGATATTCCTAGTTGGGGAGAGCTTCGAAGAGTGAAAATGAATAATATTCTCTTCGATGGAAAACTTCCTTCAATTCTTGGTTTTGATTACGGCCCAATTAGTATTGAAGGCTCTAGGGCCACAATCGTACAAGGAGCACTCTATGAGTCCCATGGAAGGGTTTCAACTTTTTGTCCATCTATGAGATTTGTTACAGATCTATCCACTAGAGAATCCCATACAGTGCTTGCAGGTGGTGTAAGTGATCGTAGATTTTCAAAACTCTATACGAGTGAAGTTGAGGATTGGTTAAACTTTAGATATAAAGTTGAGTCTCTTGAAAGGGAATAA
- a CDS encoding KamA family radical SAM protein, giving the protein MSEVDHSKIRELEHRNFRNDDFWKEIPAWADVSRGEFADHKWQLKNSIRKVEQVEKVLGSKISKEHMDDIKAGQKITPMNIRITPYIFALIDWRDPLSCPLRKQFLPMGSQFLEDHPYYQSDSLGEDVDSPVPMLTHRYPDKVLFLPTTICPVYCSYCTRSRIIGGSTESIEKETYGANQKKWDDVFEYLSNHPKVEDVVVSGGDAFMLTPKQIRYIGENLLRIPHIRRIRLATKGVAIFPQKVLTDDDWFEAVQDIHKLGRSFGKQVVIHTHFSCAKEITKWSQMAMDRLFQAGIVVRNQAVLQEGVNNHVDEMVLLTRQVGYLNIQPYYVYMHDMVPGCEHFRTTLKEAEELEKAVRGTTAGFNTPTFVCDLPGGGGKRHVASYEYYDEENGISVWKAPHVKPGELFTYFDPIHKLSAEAQARWKDPQKRQEMIDAAIAVVKNQE; this is encoded by the coding sequence ATGTCTGAAGTTGATCACTCCAAGATTAGAGAGTTGGAGCACCGTAATTTTAGAAATGATGATTTTTGGAAAGAGATCCCAGCGTGGGCCGATGTTTCTAGGGGAGAGTTTGCTGACCATAAGTGGCAGTTAAAGAACTCAATCAGAAAAGTTGAGCAAGTAGAGAAGGTTCTAGGGTCTAAAATCTCTAAGGAACATATGGATGATATTAAGGCCGGTCAAAAGATTACTCCAATGAATATCAGAATTACTCCTTATATCTTTGCCCTAATTGATTGGAGGGACCCACTTAGTTGTCCACTTAGAAAGCAATTCCTTCCAATGGGAAGTCAGTTCTTAGAGGATCATCCTTACTATCAATCTGATTCACTAGGTGAAGATGTTGATTCACCTGTGCCAATGCTTACGCATAGATATCCTGATAAGGTTCTTTTTCTTCCAACAACAATCTGTCCTGTTTACTGTTCTTATTGTACGCGCTCTAGGATTATTGGTGGCTCAACTGAGTCTATTGAGAAAGAGACTTATGGTGCCAATCAAAAGAAATGGGATGATGTCTTTGAATATTTAAGTAATCATCCAAAAGTTGAGGACGTGGTTGTTTCTGGTGGTGATGCATTCATGCTTACGCCAAAACAGATTCGCTACATTGGTGAGAACCTACTTAGAATTCCACATATTAGAAGAATACGTCTCGCTACTAAAGGTGTCGCAATTTTTCCTCAAAAAGTTTTAACTGATGATGATTGGTTTGAAGCAGTCCAAGATATTCATAAGCTAGGACGCTCATTTGGAAAACAAGTTGTTATCCATACTCACTTCTCATGCGCTAAAGAAATTACGAAATGGTCTCAAATGGCCATGGATAGACTTTTTCAAGCGGGGATTGTGGTAAGAAACCAAGCAGTTCTTCAAGAGGGAGTTAATAACCATGTAGATGAAATGGTTCTTTTAACAAGACAGGTAGGTTATTTAAATATTCAACCATACTATGTGTATATGCACGATATGGTTCCTGGATGTGAACACTTTAGAACGACTCTTAAAGAAGCCGAAGAGCTTGAAAAAGCGGTTAGGGGAACAACTGCTGGATTTAATACTCCAACATTTGTTTGTGACCTTCCTGGTGGTGGTGGAAAGCGCCATGTGGCCTCGTATGAGTACTACGATGAAGAAAATGGGATCTCAGTTTGGAAGGCCCCTCATGTAAAGCCAGGTGAGTTATTCACTTACTTTGATCCAATTCATAAATTATCAGCTGAAGCTCAAGCGAGATGGAAAGATCCGCAGAAGAGACAAGAGATGATTGATGCAGCTATTGCAGTGGTAAAAAATCAAGAATAA
- a CDS encoding 1-acylglycerol-3-phosphate O-acyltransferase, translated as MILKILRFILATILLACVGIVGTIVSALRPFNPNNVYIMSRMVRLGTKILGIEVIKRNTQIMEENRPGLFISNHQHNIDVFLACEILPDRTVSLGKKSLRWIPLFGQFYWLSGNVLIDRKNKRRAHGTMDQVGEAIRERNTSIWMMPEGTRSHGRGVLPFKKGAFFTAINAQIPITPICISTYNTGLDFSKWKAGKVIIEVLDPIPTKGLTKRDVGQLCETTYQLVKNKVAQLDSELA; from the coding sequence ATGATTTTAAAAATACTTCGATTCATTCTAGCAACTATTCTTCTGGCATGCGTAGGCATTGTAGGAACGATTGTTAGTGCCCTAAGACCTTTTAATCCCAATAATGTTTATATTATGTCTCGCATGGTTAGACTTGGAACAAAGATCCTTGGAATCGAAGTCATCAAAAGAAATACTCAGATCATGGAGGAGAACCGTCCCGGTCTATTCATCTCTAACCATCAACATAATATTGATGTCTTTCTTGCCTGCGAAATTCTACCAGATAGAACAGTCTCTCTAGGTAAGAAGAGCTTGCGCTGGATCCCTCTCTTTGGACAATTCTACTGGCTAAGTGGAAATGTACTCATTGATAGAAAGAATAAGCGCAGGGCCCACGGAACAATGGATCAAGTAGGCGAGGCCATTCGAGAGAGAAACACCTCTATATGGATGATGCCAGAGGGAACGAGAAGCCACGGACGTGGAGTTCTCCCCTTTAAAAAAGGTGCTTTCTTTACGGCCATTAATGCTCAGATCCCAATTACTCCAATTTGCATCAGCACTTACAACACTGGCCTAGACTTTAGTAAGTGGAAAGCTGGTAAAGTGATTATTGAAGTTCTCGATCCAATTCCAACTAAGGGACTTACAAAGCGCGATGTTGGACAATTATGTGAGACTACGTATCAATTAGTTAAAAATAAAGTGGCCCAACTCGATAGTGAATTAGCTTAA
- a CDS encoding cyclic nucleotide-gated ion channel — protein MIHIHKSKLSINELVWNGLIFIAVFLTALEAPFSFTYKTNIQTWQLWSDSIISTIFITDVIYQFRERYFKIHRHGQKPKSNGTLWWSLITIDIMASIPYDVISYGFDLHGYQFFGLLRLLRLVRVARLYALMSNLALVPKALRVSMLFCVSIMVIHWIACGWSMIHPTLERDITAHYIKSLYWAVTTLTTIGYGDITPTTTIGRLYTMPIMVLGVGVYGFVIANVTRLFTTADRYKEKSKERLGDVATFMKYYNIPERLQTQVFGYYNHLLNKRLTENDTTIIADLPLALQHELQTYMNMRLIRTVPVFKNCSHSCLKDVARALEQKSYSPGQNIIRIGETGNEMFMIGHGTVDVIFSDGTVVATLHEGQIFGEAALMRETTRNADVRAQNYCDLYILNKEDFTKIIIKHPDLLESMQKVTTRRSSDRRKAA, from the coding sequence ATGATCCATATCCACAAATCTAAATTAAGTATTAATGAGCTCGTTTGGAACGGACTTATTTTTATTGCCGTTTTTCTTACGGCATTAGAAGCTCCATTTAGCTTTACTTATAAGACGAATATACAAACGTGGCAATTGTGGTCTGACTCTATTATATCAACGATTTTTATCACTGATGTCATTTATCAATTTAGAGAGCGCTATTTTAAAATTCATAGGCATGGTCAAAAACCAAAGAGTAATGGAACACTTTGGTGGTCACTCATAACAATCGATATTATGGCCTCTATTCCCTACGACGTTATTAGCTATGGCTTCGATCTTCATGGCTACCAATTCTTTGGACTTCTAAGGCTACTAAGACTTGTGAGAGTCGCTAGACTCTATGCTTTAATGAGTAACCTCGCTCTAGTGCCTAAGGCCCTGCGTGTAAGCATGCTCTTTTGTGTTTCTATAATGGTTATTCACTGGATTGCCTGTGGATGGTCAATGATTCATCCAACTCTAGAGAGAGATATTACAGCTCACTATATAAAATCTCTCTACTGGGCAGTGACAACTCTAACAACTATTGGTTACGGTGACATCACTCCAACAACAACAATTGGACGACTCTACACAATGCCAATAATGGTCTTAGGTGTTGGTGTTTATGGTTTCGTTATTGCCAATGTCACTCGCCTATTTACGACAGCTGATAGATACAAAGAAAAATCAAAAGAGAGACTTGGTGATGTCGCTACTTTTATGAAGTACTACAATATTCCTGAGAGATTGCAGACTCAAGTTTTTGGATATTATAATCATCTCTTGAATAAGAGACTCACAGAAAATGATACAACAATTATTGCAGACCTTCCTCTTGCTCTTCAACATGAATTGCAAACATATATGAATATGAGGCTCATTAGAACTGTACCAGTTTTTAAAAATTGTTCGCACTCGTGTCTAAAAGATGTTGCGAGGGCACTTGAACAAAAGTCTTATTCACCTGGACAAAATATTATTCGTATTGGTGAGACAGGTAATGAAATGTTTATGATTGGACATGGAACAGTGGACGTTATTTTTAGTGACGGCACTGTTGTAGCGACTTTGCACGAAGGGCAGATTTTTGGAGAAGCAGCCCTTATGCGTGAGACTACTAGAAATGCAGACGTAAGGGCCCAGAACTACTGTGACCTCTACATACTCAATAAAGAAGATTTCACAAAGATAATCATCAAGCACCCAGACCTGCTAGAGAGCATGCAGAAAGTGACTACTCGTCGCTCAAGTGACAGGCGCAAAGCAGCATAA
- a CDS encoding TldD/PmbA family protein: MEMQTLEKIIDIALKNGAEQADIVVDAGESIGVKAEGGEISSYEVSGSQVLGLRVIKDNKIGSSYCEATDDETIEVLVKQALDNAKFSKEEELEKIEVQRKEIMDGTRDFKYDSDRARPEELIDMALRIERDLMAKDKNLKTPPYNGVGEYIDQRLYLNHLGTKCIEKSKAYACYTAALLERDNKQSMYVHQSLSRKLADLSPDDCINISYEHANGLIEGTALKTGHYDIVFSTDKLAQFLNVFSTLFSAKSAINDMNPWKNKLNESVASDFLTITDAPLLERGFAYSLFDGEGNTTSDTTLIENGVLKNFYHNSYTSKKLGHENTFNATRSPKSSLGVGGTNKLIKPVESDDSSFDKGTYFEIISEQGMYSGSDAISGDFSFAASGYLVENGQRVRPIKGVTVSGNFYQVIKEISNIGHNVQSNTSATFFSPLIRFSSLSVAGE; encoded by the coding sequence ATGGAGATGCAAACCTTAGAAAAAATAATTGATATTGCTCTTAAAAATGGTGCTGAACAAGCTGACATCGTTGTAGATGCTGGTGAGAGTATCGGAGTCAAAGCAGAGGGTGGAGAGATTTCATCATATGAAGTTTCTGGCTCTCAGGTCTTAGGACTTAGAGTTATCAAGGATAATAAAATTGGAAGCTCTTATTGTGAGGCTACAGACGATGAAACAATAGAAGTTCTCGTAAAGCAGGCCCTAGACAACGCGAAGTTTTCTAAAGAAGAAGAGCTAGAGAAAATAGAAGTTCAAAGAAAAGAAATCATGGATGGTACACGAGACTTTAAATACGATAGTGATCGCGCTCGTCCAGAAGAGCTTATTGATATGGCCCTAAGAATTGAAAGAGACTTAATGGCCAAAGATAAGAATCTTAAAACACCTCCATATAATGGCGTAGGTGAATATATTGATCAAAGACTCTATCTCAATCACTTAGGAACAAAGTGTATTGAAAAGAGTAAGGCCTACGCTTGTTATACAGCGGCTCTACTTGAAAGAGATAATAAGCAGAGTATGTACGTTCATCAGTCGCTTAGTAGAAAGTTAGCTGATCTTAGTCCAGATGACTGCATTAATATTTCTTACGAGCACGCCAATGGACTAATTGAGGGGACGGCGCTTAAGACAGGTCATTATGACATCGTCTTTTCAACTGATAAATTAGCTCAATTTCTAAATGTATTCTCTACTCTCTTTTCTGCGAAATCAGCAATCAATGATATGAATCCGTGGAAGAATAAATTAAATGAGTCTGTGGCCAGTGACTTCTTAACGATTACGGACGCTCCACTTCTTGAAAGAGGTTTTGCTTACTCTCTCTTTGACGGAGAAGGAAATACAACAAGTGATACAACATTAATTGAAAATGGTGTTTTGAAAAATTTCTACCACAACTCATATACTTCAAAGAAGCTCGGACACGAGAATACTTTCAATGCAACGAGATCCCCAAAGTCCTCTCTAGGAGTTGGTGGAACAAATAAGCTTATCAAACCGGTAGAGTCTGATGATTCAAGCTTTGATAAAGGTACTTACTTTGAAATCATCTCTGAGCAGGGAATGTACTCAGGATCTGATGCTATCTCTGGTGATTTTTCATTCGCAGCTAGTGGTTACTTAGTAGAAAATGGACAGAGAGTTAGGCCAATTAAAGGTGTGACTGTCTCTGGTAATTTCTATCAAGTAATCAAAGAAATTTCTAATATTGGTCACAATGTTCAGAGTAATACGAGTGCGACTTTCTTCTCTCCATTGATTAGATTCTCATCACTAAGTGTGGCCGGCGAATAA
- a CDS encoding TldD/PmbA family protein yields the protein MLNPQIANEVIAYAISQGADFAEIFVEKHNSVNLSVLSSKVHEIKSGIDFGIGVRLIYGTKVLYGYTNKADKEELLRITKALAAQDRRDPIATSTALNFIKTVDHHQAQKGLRNDPISMEEKIQYLLKIDAAARSQSDKISQVTCGVLQRLQDIEIFNSEGLHIGDTRNYTRLMANAVATDGSEQSTGYEAPGALCGWELVDRINPNQMGELVAKQAMIKLKADECPAGKMPVVIDNGFGGVIFHEACGHLLETTSVQKKASVFWDKMQEEIAHTAVSAVDDGTMENYWGSINIDDEGMETQKTQLIKDGKLTSFLVDKVGAMKTGYERTGSGRRQSYKYAPASRMRNTYIEAGEHSLDDIIATIDNGVYCKKMGGGSVKPGTGEFNFSAQESYLIKNGKIDRPLKGATLIGTGPDVLKKISMVGNNFELAAGMCGSVSGAVPTTVGQAALKVDEILVGGKA from the coding sequence ATGTTAAATCCACAAATTGCTAATGAAGTTATCGCCTACGCTATTTCCCAAGGCGCTGACTTTGCAGAAATCTTTGTTGAAAAACACAATTCAGTTAACCTCAGTGTTCTAAGCTCTAAAGTGCATGAAATTAAATCAGGCATAGATTTTGGAATTGGTGTTCGTCTTATTTATGGAACAAAAGTTCTCTATGGATACACTAATAAAGCTGACAAAGAAGAGTTATTAAGAATTACAAAGGCCCTAGCGGCTCAAGATAGAAGAGATCCTATTGCCACTTCGACAGCTCTCAATTTCATTAAAACTGTTGATCATCACCAAGCTCAGAAAGGTCTTAGAAATGACCCTATTAGCATGGAAGAGAAGATTCAGTACTTACTTAAAATCGATGCTGCAGCAAGAAGTCAATCTGATAAGATTTCTCAAGTCACTTGTGGTGTTCTTCAAAGACTTCAAGATATTGAAATTTTCAATTCAGAGGGTCTTCATATTGGAGATACCAGAAATTACACGCGCCTTATGGCCAATGCCGTTGCCACTGATGGTAGTGAGCAAAGTACAGGTTATGAAGCGCCTGGTGCTCTCTGTGGTTGGGAGTTAGTCGATAGAATTAATCCAAATCAGATGGGTGAATTAGTTGCTAAGCAAGCAATGATTAAGCTTAAGGCCGACGAATGTCCTGCGGGGAAAATGCCTGTCGTTATTGATAACGGTTTTGGTGGAGTGATCTTCCATGAAGCCTGCGGTCACCTACTTGAGACAACATCAGTACAAAAGAAAGCCTCCGTCTTCTGGGACAAGATGCAGGAGGAGATTGCTCACACTGCAGTTAGTGCAGTTGACGATGGGACAATGGAAAACTACTGGGGATCAATTAATATTGACGACGAAGGTATGGAAACTCAAAAGACACAACTTATTAAAGACGGAAAACTAACGAGCTTTCTCGTAGATAAAGTTGGCGCCATGAAGACAGGTTATGAGAGAACTGGCTCAGGAAGAAGACAGAGCTATAAATATGCTCCTGCTTCAAGAATGAGAAATACTTATATCGAAGCTGGTGAACACTCACTTGACGATATTATCGCGACTATCGACAACGGTGTTTACTGCAAGAAAATGGGCGGAGGTTCAGTTAAACCTGGAACAGGTGAATTCAATTTCTCTGCTCAAGAGAGTTATCTCATAAAGAATGGAAAAATTGATAGACCTCTAAAAGGTGCCACACTTATAGGTACAGGTCCGGATGTTCTTAAGAAGATCAGTATGGTTGGTAATAACTTTGAGCTCGCTGCAGGAATGTGTGGCTCTGTCTCGGGAGCCGTTCCAACAACTGTGGGACAAGCTGCTTTAAAAGTAGATGAAATCCTAGTGGGAGGAAAAGCGTAA